Part of the Synechococcus sp. MU1643 genome, GGGGCTGGCGCTGGCTTACCTGGGGGAGCTGGAGCACCTCGCCGCGGCTGCCATCGGAGCGCAACAGGAATCCATCGAGATCGTCCTGGCCGTTCTCTGAAGCCTCCAGCACCACAGCACCGGCTGCATCACCGAACAGAACACAGGAGCGTCGATCGTCCCAGTTCACCCAGCGGCTGAGCTGATCGGCCCCCACCACGAGGATGCGGCGCATCGCCCCACTGCGCAGGTACTGGGCGGCGGTGACAACGGCGAAGAGAAAGCCGCTGCAGGCAGCGGTGAGATCGAAGGCCGCGGCATTGGTGGCGCCGAGGCGAGCCTGCAGTCGTGGCGCTGAACCGAACAGGTCGTCAGGGGTGGAGGTGGCCAACAGGATCAGATCGATGCTGTCGGCCGACCAACCGGCCATCTTCAGGGCCTTTTCCGCCGCCAGTCCGCTCAGTTCTGCAAGGGATTCGTCGCTGTTGACCACCCGTCGTGCGGCAATCCCGGTGCGACTGCGGATCCATTCGTCACTCGTCTCAACCCGCTGGCCAAGCTCGGCGTTGCTGATGGAACGGCTTGGCGTCGCGCTGCCAGACCCTCGGAACAACACCCCCCTGGTTGTGCTGAGCGGCTCGACCAAGGTGGAGGTTGATTGACGTCGCGTC contains:
- a CDS encoding beta-ketoacyl-ACP synthase III produces the protein MLFRGSGSATPSRSISNAELGQRVETSDEWIRSRTGIAARRVVNSDESLAELSGLAAEKALKMAGWSADSIDLILLATSTPDDLFGSAPRLQARLGATNAAAFDLTAACSGFLFAVVTAAQYLRSGAMRRILVVGADQLSRWVNWDDRRSCVLFGDAAGAVVLEASENGQDDLDGFLLRSDGSRGEVLQLPQVSQRQPLVGDASHQCGGFDPIQMNGQEVYKFAVREVPAILEKLLEQGGVAADSLDWLLLHQANQRILDAVADRFSVPSEKVLSNLAHYGNTSAATIPLMLDEAVRDGRIQPGHRIASSGFGAGLSWGAALFRWSGPA